The DNA sequence CCACCATCTATCACaatgaaaatcattttaaactaaGTGTATGTCTTGTATAAGACATTTAACTCAACAGTATGATATTGACTTGTTATGCTATTATTACCGCTgtattattagcattattttGGTAGCTTTATGAGTACTTTAACCATACTGTATCACATTTACTACATGAATTTCTAAGGCATCTAAATTATCAACACAATCAAAACTGCTGAAAAAACTGTTGTATTTAATCTCctacatgccttctgtcatctgatcgaatttataattttttaacaaataaaaggCCTTGCTGTAGTATACgtgtttttgctgtgaaatttgtactgattttaaaatcatgttaaaatatgAGTATCAAAATCTCTCAATTATCAtagtattgcattgcattgcccCCCACGataaaaactacagagctttATTCTTAAAAGTAAGCATTCAGATATAATCTTAAGACATATTATTTGGAgatatacagtgtgtgcagaattattaggcaagttgatattctggtcatattttttttccaagaacattttaccaattccaaaccacatcaatcttaataactactattgattttgtatttaatcatttctaagtgatatataattgtccacaCACTGTAGAGTGAAATCTGATATGttcatgcattttatgtaagtagtctgctatactgttataaataTCAGAATTGTATCTATAAATATCATCAAATTGCATAAGTTTGCTTATtttgggcctctgaataaacTCATGCTATGTGAGCCATAAAAGCTGGATgcattatgtaggcctatatactCACCAAGAAACtatgcagtttaaaaaaaaattatttaacaattttttgTCTAAAGGTTTAAGACACACTTTACAatgtgtcatttattaacattagttaatgtattaactaacatgaatatacaatgaacaatgcatttattaatctttgttaatgttaatgaaaatacagttgttcattgctTATTCAGTGCATTAACttatgttaacaaacacaacttgtgattttaataatgcattattgttcatttttagttcatgtttactaatgttgttaactatgaaccttattttaaagtgttaccaaaaaatcttactattatttcaaatgtatgCCATGCTTCAGTTCCAAAGTTTTTGTGCACTTGGCTTCACTTCAGAAATGCTACAAAAAGCGATGTCCTCTGATAAAAAAACGCTGGTTCTGAATAGGTCAAGATGAGTTTGAAAGTCTTCCAAAAGCACTTCACTCAAAAAAAATTGCATCCCGCTCAAGGCGTGAGCTTCTGGTGATTTGGATTGACATTTTTGACTACTGGATCAAATCCCATTGATGAGAACATCCTCTCGAGCTCTGCTGACAGAGAACGGTCTCCCTGGCGACATGCAGGCTGGTGGCGCGCGCTCTCTCTCCCGGCCCCCACCTCCTTCACATGGACCAGGCGAATAAACGAAACCTGCGCGCAGCTCTCAGCTGAGCTGCATTTGGTTTGGAAGTGCTTTGGGCGCTGATCGTGCTTGTAAAGTCTTCTTATTGACTGAGAACGCAATAGAACCAAGCACCTTTTTATCCAAGTTGCGTGTAAACTGGTGGTATGAACATCACAAAAGATTTTAGGAGATACTTTTATTAGTTTCCCTCCTCATGAAACTTGACTCAACAGGCAGTTGCAGAAAGTGAGTTGATGCCCAAGAGGCTCGACTGTCGTCAGCTCCAGTGCTCCGCGTCTCCGCTCAGGATGAACGGAACGTTTTTTAACCACACGGTGTTTACGCACGGCGTTTTGCTCAACCGCAGTCAAGAACTGGCGGGGACACTAGTTGATTGCTGCACGGGGAACGGGAGCGAGGTGACCGCAAACGACGGCGGCGGGTCTTTAGTTCTCGCTCAGGACGAGCGCAAGATGTTCGTTACGCGCGTGGTGCAGATCGCGGTGCTGTGCGTTCTTTCGCTCACGGTGATGTTCGGGATCTTCTTTCTCGGTTGCAACCTTATGATCAAGTCCGAAAGTATGATCAACTTCCTGGTCAAGGACCGGAGACCATCCAAAGACGTGGAGGCGGTGATGATCGGACTGAGTTAGCCGCGGCCGGGTGTCACCTGTAACCGGCTGCAGGTCCGAGTGACACCTCAGACTGGGAGCCACGGAGATATGCAACTTAACATTTTCACTCCCTTTGTGTTCTGAAAAGAAAAGGCGTTGTGGATGGACTGAAGCAAAGATGGCATATACAGCTGCACGTTTACGAAATgagaatgtatttattcatgtttacgTAGCTTTTTGTATTTGAGGTCATTTTTGCTtgtgattttttacagtgaagtgtTTACACGTTtttacctcagaaaaaaaaatcaaagtatgtatttattgcaTTATGTTTGTTAAAGTTATTATACGCTACCTTACAAATTACTAGAcgaaattaaccatggttttattgtagttaaagttagtaaccatggtttttttgg is a window from the Onychostoma macrolepis isolate SWU-2019 chromosome 03, ASM1243209v1, whole genome shotgun sequence genome containing:
- the rprml gene encoding reprimo-like protein, producing the protein MPKRLDCRQLQCSASPLRMNGTFFNHTVFTHGVLLNRSQELAGTLVDCCTGNGSEVTANDGGGSLVLAQDERKMFVTRVVQIAVLCVLSLTVMFGIFFLGCNLMIKSESMINFLVKDRRPSKDVEAVMIGLS